In Candidatus Krumholzibacteriota bacterium, one genomic interval encodes:
- a CDS encoding GAF domain-containing protein produces MKTTKNIAILGGGEDELNILSEFHRNPGYKVIAVYDSDPRAVALEIAEIIGIPKFSDRSFISEFRNADYIIVTDRRKRFAEEIQLLQNENLKIINPSEAANHLVADIPKQNMNQPPWPQHLETALKYIRRITDRGRLLKWLLEISVRAVGATSGSIMLHSEHASELYIGYASGLSSNVIKNTRQKIGEGIAGEVAASRISKLISDIRENTLYSRERERPDIISAISTPLLFNEHLIGVLNISTSKGEKFLTENDLSTVELLASKISPILDQHLRIDTENIKDIEYQTRNTLESLFRSELGFHEKFTVLSASLAEKLEADTVTIYTATDEGDWLILGGSAQHDTVDEKAPRIHCSKGTLAKSFLNGEEIIMTEAVHETSLKIKSQSGSITSIYIPLSHHMPLGVLVMEFSQLHAMERFLKLKDTLSFQVGFFVYSQLKELKQQRKLKRYEELSSMTPFIMGIEKVEERLKHIPEIMSSLVSASRGSFYFSMHGRETVTYSGLPEEKVARERFKDYDDEIRKLSLNTEKPDTISYLSKEVDTYERVPLYRSVITYPFRISEGIHACYNGYEKNAQSPLDSSIFGQHELKILDRIRDILIPILKKNSRSDRRETPSDFNELLSVNQKIFIDRINEEIERANRYHHGIALTLFNIRGLSEYYKVSSSHALELVNRLSVGLRREVRKTDYFSWIEIDLFGVISLESYQRISDLETRISGFIRKTLEERGLFDNENFFPKSSCSLYPGKAGSAAALITDAKSKL; encoded by the coding sequence GTGAAAACGACAAAGAATATTGCTATTCTCGGCGGTGGAGAAGATGAACTCAATATTCTCAGCGAGTTTCACAGAAACCCCGGATACAAGGTAATCGCTGTATACGACAGCGATCCAAGAGCAGTGGCCCTTGAGATCGCCGAGATAATTGGTATCCCCAAGTTCAGCGACCGATCCTTCATATCGGAATTCAGGAATGCCGATTATATTATCGTCACCGACAGAAGAAAAAGATTCGCCGAAGAAATCCAGCTTCTTCAGAATGAAAATCTAAAGATAATCAATCCATCCGAAGCTGCGAACCACCTGGTTGCCGATATCCCAAAACAGAATATGAACCAACCACCATGGCCGCAGCATCTTGAGACCGCGTTAAAATATATAAGAAGAATAACCGATAGAGGAAGGCTTCTAAAATGGCTCCTTGAGATCTCGGTAAGAGCTGTAGGGGCGACTTCCGGTTCAATCATGTTGCACAGCGAACACGCAAGTGAACTGTACATCGGATACGCAAGTGGATTGAGCAGTAATGTGATCAAGAATACTCGACAGAAAATCGGGGAGGGAATAGCTGGAGAGGTGGCAGCCTCAAGAATATCGAAACTGATAAGCGATATTCGCGAAAACACTCTTTATTCAAGAGAAAGGGAAAGGCCTGACATCATCAGCGCGATATCGACTCCGCTGCTTTTCAACGAACACCTTATCGGAGTGCTGAATATCTCCACTTCAAAAGGCGAGAAATTTTTAACTGAAAACGACCTGTCGACTGTTGAACTTCTTGCTTCAAAGATATCACCGATCCTTGATCAACACCTGAGGATCGATACGGAAAATATAAAAGACATTGAATATCAGACAAGGAACACTCTGGAATCCCTTTTCAGGTCTGAGCTTGGTTTTCATGAAAAGTTCACGGTTCTTAGCGCATCTCTTGCGGAAAAACTCGAGGCCGATACGGTCACGATATATACCGCCACTGATGAAGGAGACTGGTTGATCCTCGGAGGAAGCGCGCAGCATGATACGGTAGACGAAAAGGCACCAAGGATCCATTGCAGCAAAGGAACGCTGGCAAAATCCTTTCTTAATGGCGAAGAGATCATCATGACTGAAGCGGTTCATGAGACATCATTGAAAATAAAGTCGCAAAGCGGCTCAATAACATCTATCTATATTCCTCTGTCACATCATATGCCTCTTGGAGTCCTCGTGATGGAGTTTTCGCAATTACACGCGATGGAGAGATTTTTAAAACTGAAAGACACTCTCTCTTTCCAGGTCGGATTTTTTGTCTATTCGCAACTGAAAGAATTGAAACAGCAGAGGAAACTGAAGAGATATGAGGAATTGTCATCGATGACTCCTTTTATTATGGGTATAGAGAAAGTGGAAGAGAGATTGAAGCATATTCCTGAAATCATGTCTTCCCTTGTAAGTGCTTCCAGGGGAAGTTTCTACTTTTCAATGCACGGCAGGGAAACGGTGACCTATTCCGGACTACCCGAAGAGAAGGTGGCCAGGGAGAGATTCAAGGATTATGATGATGAAATCAGAAAATTGAGCCTGAATACTGAAAAACCTGATACGATAAGCTATCTTTCAAAAGAAGTAGACACTTACGAGAGAGTCCCCCTTTACAGATCGGTAATAACCTATCCTTTCAGGATTTCAGAGGGCATCCATGCCTGTTACAACGGTTATGAAAAGAATGCTCAATCGCCGCTGGATTCGTCGATCTTCGGCCAACATGAACTCAAGATCCTCGACAGAATTCGCGATATTCTCATCCCGATCCTGAAAAAGAATTCCCGAAGCGACAGAAGGGAAACACCCTCCGATTTTAACGAACTGTTATCGGTAAATCAGAAGATCTTTATCGACAGAATAAACGAGGAAATCGAAAGAGCGAACAGGTACCACCATGGTATCGCTCTAACACTATTTAATATCAGGGGATTATCCGAATATTATAAAGTATCTTCCAGCCATGCTCTTGAACTGGTGAACCGCCTTAGCGTAGGATTGCGCAGAGAAGTGCGAAAGACCGATTATTTTTCATGGATCGAGATCGATCTCTTTGGCGTGATATCACTGGAAAGCTATCAGCGCATATCCGATCTTGAAACGAGGATAAGCGGTTTCATCCGAAAGACTCTTGAAGAGCGGGGCCTGTTCGATAATGAAAACTTTTTCCCAAAGTCTTCATGTTCGCTGTATCCGGGAAAAGCGGGGTCGGCAGCGGCTCTCATAACAGACGCTAAATCAAAATTATAA
- a CDS encoding DUF512 domain-containing protein: MPVVINDILGEKGFLAVGDEILSIGGREVEDQLDIIYHTSGSGSADFVIRRKNGKVITKRISMETFHRYQPLFEEMSFITCRSKCKFCFVDQMAPGLRKTLYLKDDDYRLSFLFGNYVTLNDITDEEIARIIEYRLSPIYVSVHSTDLRKREELFGRPLERSIVDILKILTASGIVVHAQAVLVPGINDGPVAIKTSDDLFQLYPMCKSLALVPVGLTRHRKGLPELRRFKKREAFDLIERVEIKQQEYKDRTGGDPFVFPSDEFYLLSGIIFPSAGEYRDFDQVSNGVGMSRLFVDEIREAAIDLAKKRISPFSMLVVTGGLGDILVSRYIAPILEEYIPSHDIAFVKVRNRLFGNMVTVSGLLSGSDIIKAVRETGMMDRPVILPPNCVNHNGRFLDDMTVSDLKTELGIKVIVPESNFLEKEVVKNCKIIGAG, from the coding sequence ATGCCGGTAGTGATCAATGATATACTCGGGGAAAAAGGATTTCTTGCTGTCGGAGACGAGATACTCTCAATAGGAGGCAGAGAGGTAGAAGATCAGCTTGATATTATATATCACACATCCGGTTCCGGTTCGGCTGATTTTGTGATTCGCAGGAAAAACGGCAAAGTGATCACGAAAAGGATATCCATGGAGACTTTCCATCGATATCAGCCATTATTCGAAGAGATGTCTTTTATAACCTGCAGGAGCAAATGCAAGTTCTGTTTCGTCGACCAGATGGCTCCGGGCCTGAGAAAGACGCTATATCTCAAGGATGACGACTACAGGTTGAGTTTTCTTTTCGGCAACTATGTCACTCTTAACGATATCACTGACGAGGAGATCGCCAGGATAATCGAATATCGGCTTTCTCCAATATATGTTTCGGTCCATTCTACGGATCTTCGGAAAAGAGAGGAACTCTTCGGGCGGCCTCTTGAGCGGAGTATCGTCGATATCCTTAAGATACTGACCGCAAGCGGAATAGTCGTGCATGCCCAGGCTGTTCTCGTGCCTGGCATAAATGACGGACCGGTGGCCATCAAGACATCCGACGACCTTTTCCAGTTATATCCCATGTGCAAATCTCTCGCTCTCGTGCCTGTAGGACTGACCAGGCACAGGAAGGGCCTGCCTGAGCTGAGGAGGTTTAAAAAACGGGAAGCTTTCGACCTGATCGAACGCGTAGAAATAAAGCAGCAGGAGTACAAGGACAGGACAGGCGGGGACCCATTTGTTTTTCCATCGGACGAGTTCTATCTTTTATCAGGAATAATATTTCCCTCTGCCGGGGAATATCGTGATTTCGATCAGGTGTCGAACGGAGTCGGCATGTCGAGGCTTTTTGTTGACGAGATACGCGAAGCGGCGATCGATCTCGCGAAAAAAAGGATTTCGCCTTTCTCGATGCTGGTAGTCACTGGAGGACTCGGAGATATCCTGGTTAGCAGGTATATTGCTCCGATCCTGGAAGAGTATATACCGTCGCACGATATCGCCTTTGTTAAGGTTCGGAACAGGCTTTTTGGGAATATGGTGACCGTATCCGGCCTTTTAAGCGGGAGTGACATCATTAAAGCGGTGCGTGAAACTGGGATGATGGACAGACCAGTCATTCTGCCTCCGAATTGCGTCAATCACAACGGCAGATTTCTTGATGATATGACGGTCTCTGACCTGAAGACCGAACTGGGGATAAAGGTCATCGTCCCTGAAAGTAATTTTCTCGAAAAAGAAGTCGTCAAAAATTGTAAAATAATTGGAGCAGGTTAG
- the miaA gene encoding tRNA (adenosine(37)-N6)-dimethylallyltransferase MiaA, translating into MDPLLIIGPTAAGKSALAMRVASEFDAEIVSIDSRQIYRKLDIGTAKPSFDERMKVPHHMIDIIDIDEKSDANTFGLLSRKVIDDILRRGKLPILVGGSGMYLRAVLEGFFSVDLKPAERISFAASIEGTGTEALYERLRAVDPESSLRIHHNDRYRIVRALEVHALTGTTISEFFARHRYEKKELFAHNLVKTGLKMERGELKRIIGERTLEMFHNGWVEEVDSILKSGAERSWPGMMTLGYPQIVRYIRGVENKEDTVERIILLTRQYAKRQMTWFNKESGVTWIDTGRNDPFETLIKCLDRRGGS; encoded by the coding sequence ATGGACCCATTGTTGATCATTGGACCTACCGCGGCAGGCAAAAGCGCTCTCGCGATGCGCGTCGCCTCTGAATTCGATGCCGAAATCGTCTCGATAGATTCAAGGCAGATATACAGAAAACTGGACATTGGGACGGCTAAACCTTCTTTCGACGAAAGGATGAAGGTTCCCCACCACATGATAGACATTATTGATATCGACGAAAAATCAGACGCGAACACATTCGGCCTACTCTCGCGTAAAGTGATAGATGATATATTGCGCCGTGGAAAGCTTCCGATCCTTGTGGGGGGGTCCGGTATGTATCTCAGGGCTGTCCTCGAAGGTTTTTTCAGTGTCGACCTTAAGCCTGCAGAAAGAATATCTTTCGCCGCCAGCATCGAAGGAACCGGGACTGAGGCCCTTTATGAAAGGTTACGCGCGGTCGATCCGGAAAGTTCTCTAAGGATCCATCATAACGACAGGTACAGGATCGTCCGAGCGCTTGAGGTGCACGCTCTGACAGGTACGACGATCAGCGAGTTTTTTGCGAGGCACAGATATGAGAAGAAAGAACTTTTTGCCCATAACCTGGTGAAGACTGGATTGAAAATGGAGCGCGGCGAACTGAAAAGGATTATTGGAGAAAGAACTCTTGAAATGTTCCATAACGGTTGGGTCGAAGAGGTTGATTCGATTCTGAAAAGCGGAGCAGAAAGATCATGGCCCGGCATGATGACTCTAGGATATCCACAAATCGTCCGGTATATTAGGGGGGTCGAAAATAAGGAAGATACTGTCGAAAGAATAATCCTTCTCACCAGGCAGTACGCGAAAAGGCAGATGACCTGGTTCAACAAGGAATCAGGGGTGACATGGATCGATACCGGCAGAAATGATCCTTTTGAGACTCTTATTAAGTGTCTTGACAGGAGAGGTGGAAGCTGA
- the mutS gene encoding DNA mismatch repair protein MutS, with protein MAAKTPLMAQYQEIKNQHSDGILFFQVGDFYETFYDDARRISRLLNITLTSRDKKNPVPLAGIPIHAAETYISRLLKAGEKVVICDQVENPSDAKGIVKRKVTDIVTPGTSLLPATLEEKENNYIICAVERSGILGIALMDISTGEFKAAMERIQVAENMLGGYMIREAIVPEGSAELKTVLSRINPRCSFEELSPAIFNEKECRESLLDHFGINNLSCFGIEEMALGVIASGALLRHVKTLRNNRFEHISRLELLVAEDSLFLDSETVRNLELIEPLRGASTETTLISNIDRTRTAAGARELRKWLMHPSRRIDTIEERLNGIEYFQGDHIRLRNFRSSLSNFPDMERILSRITAGKAGPRELLSLQTALDRIPGITGLCVEPPAGIVKRSVEDAGEENRTRSLIERSIDPESPARIRDGGIIRRGFSNELDVLIDGSEEGRKWIASLQSRERERTKISSLKIGYNKVFGYYIEVSKTHLDKVPAEYTGKQTLVSSQRYITNELKERENDILSADSRRTDLEKEIFSAICEQIAEESMVLQRIARGIAALDCISSLADLAIERGYCRPVVNESRDLIISEGRHPVVEVISGKNFIPNDIILKPEDRQFLLITGPNMGGKSTYIRQAALISILAQMGSFVPAARAEVGLMDRIFTRVGSSDNLARGQSTFLVEMGETAKILNNCTSSSLVLLDEIGRGTSTRDGLSIAWAVTEFLLEEEGKKPKALFATHFHELTSLAEKYRRIRNMKVEVREWGDSIVFLYRIIEGTGDRSYGIHVAQLAGIPQKVIDRAWKIFNSIEKEELLPVDSGREETGQRDLFREVDPRVSLLQEIDTNTITPLQALQIIAEIQKMSEGSQ; from the coding sequence ATGGCTGCTAAAACCCCTCTGATGGCTCAATATCAGGAGATAAAGAATCAACACAGCGATGGCATCCTGTTTTTCCAGGTCGGAGATTTTTACGAGACATTCTATGATGACGCGAGGCGCATATCCCGTCTGTTGAATATTACCCTTACATCCAGGGATAAAAAAAATCCCGTTCCCCTCGCCGGTATCCCGATCCATGCCGCGGAAACATACATATCAAGGCTGTTGAAGGCCGGTGAGAAAGTCGTAATATGCGACCAGGTCGAGAATCCATCCGACGCGAAAGGGATAGTAAAAAGAAAAGTCACCGATATTGTGACCCCTGGGACATCTTTGTTACCCGCCACACTGGAAGAAAAGGAAAATAATTATATAATCTGCGCGGTCGAACGATCCGGTATTCTTGGAATAGCATTGATGGACATCTCTACCGGTGAATTCAAGGCCGCCATGGAAAGAATCCAGGTCGCGGAAAATATGCTCGGTGGTTACATGATAAGAGAAGCGATCGTACCTGAGGGCTCAGCGGAACTTAAAACTGTCCTGTCAAGGATCAATCCCCGATGCAGCTTTGAAGAGTTGTCACCGGCGATTTTCAATGAAAAAGAATGCAGGGAATCCCTGCTCGATCATTTTGGAATAAACAACCTTTCCTGTTTCGGAATTGAAGAGATGGCCCTTGGCGTCATCGCTTCCGGAGCTCTACTTCGTCACGTAAAGACCCTTAGAAATAACCGGTTCGAGCATATTTCAAGACTTGAACTGCTTGTCGCTGAAGATTCTCTCTTTCTCGATAGCGAGACTGTGCGTAACCTCGAATTGATCGAACCATTACGGGGTGCCTCGACAGAAACGACATTGATCTCAAATATTGACAGAACCAGGACGGCCGCTGGAGCGAGGGAACTGAGAAAATGGCTGATGCACCCCTCAAGGAGAATTGATACGATAGAAGAAAGGCTGAATGGAATCGAGTATTTCCAGGGTGATCATATCAGGCTCAGGAATTTCCGTTCGAGTCTTTCAAATTTTCCCGACATGGAACGCATCCTGTCAAGAATCACGGCGGGGAAGGCAGGTCCGAGAGAACTGCTGAGTCTCCAGACAGCACTTGACAGGATTCCCGGTATAACTGGCTTGTGCGTAGAACCTCCAGCGGGAATCGTCAAACGCTCAGTCGAGGACGCGGGAGAAGAAAACAGGACCAGGTCACTTATCGAGAGAAGCATCGATCCCGAATCTCCTGCCAGAATCCGTGATGGAGGCATTATCAGGCGTGGGTTCAGCAATGAGCTCGATGTCCTCATAGACGGTTCCGAGGAGGGAAGAAAATGGATAGCATCCCTGCAAAGCAGAGAGAGGGAGCGCACAAAGATATCTTCTCTGAAGATCGGGTATAACAAGGTATTCGGGTATTATATTGAAGTCTCCAAGACACATCTTGACAAGGTTCCGGCGGAATATACGGGAAAACAGACTCTTGTATCTTCGCAGAGATATATAACCAATGAACTGAAAGAGCGTGAAAACGATATCCTTAGCGCGGATTCGAGAAGGACGGATCTTGAAAAAGAGATCTTTTCCGCTATCTGCGAACAGATCGCTGAAGAAAGCATGGTCCTTCAGAGGATCGCGAGGGGGATAGCCGCCCTTGATTGTATCTCCTCTCTCGCCGATCTGGCGATCGAAAGAGGGTATTGCAGGCCTGTCGTCAACGAATCGCGCGACCTGATCATCTCCGAGGGGAGACATCCGGTGGTAGAGGTGATCTCGGGAAAGAACTTCATACCGAATGATATAATACTTAAACCTGAAGACCGGCAATTTCTCCTGATAACAGGGCCTAACATGGGAGGAAAATCGACATATATCAGACAGGCCGCTCTGATCTCAATATTGGCACAGATGGGTAGCTTCGTGCCCGCGGCGAGAGCTGAGGTAGGTCTGATGGACAGGATATTCACGCGTGTCGGATCAAGTGATAACCTTGCCAGGGGGCAATCCACTTTTCTGGTCGAGATGGGTGAGACTGCGAAAATTTTGAATAACTGTACATCTTCAAGCCTTGTCTTGCTCGATGAGATCGGCAGGGGGACTTCTACCAGGGACGGATTGAGCATAGCCTGGGCAGTAACAGAATTTCTCCTCGAAGAGGAGGGGAAAAAACCGAAAGCTCTCTTTGCCACTCATTTTCACGAACTGACTTCTCTGGCGGAAAAATACAGAAGAATCAGAAACATGAAAGTAGAGGTGAGGGAGTGGGGAGATTCCATAGTCTTTCTTTACCGGATAATTGAAGGAACAGGTGACAGAAGTTATGGGATACATGTCGCGCAACTTGCGGGGATTCCGCAGAAAGTGATTGACAGGGCATGGAAGATATTCAATTCGATCGAAAAGGAAGAACTGCTGCCTGTAGACTCCGGCAGGGAAGAGACCGGGCAAAGAGATCTTTTCAGAGAAGTCGACCCGAGGGTTAGCCTTCTGCAAGAGATTGATACAAATACAATTACGCCTTTGCAAGCTCTGCAGATCATTGCGGAGATCCAAAAGATGTCAGAAGGTTCGCAATAA
- the mutL gene encoding DNA mismatch repair endonuclease MutL, whose translation MPGIKRLSDETSVKIAAGEIIERPVNVIKELIENSLDAAASEISLEIIEGGKNLVRISDNGSGIKNDEIHLAAENFSTSKINCIEDISKIKSLGFRGEALASIRSVSNLTISSRTSVEETGRKIVWRGEEKLKDERIARNPGTDVEVTDLFFNLPARKKFLSSGPSESRRISAMIQSFSLAFPEVTFSFRSNSNDILRYPGSSLEERVEIVFGSGIFPNLKYFEKRDGSIKISGYLSLPAYTRGNRSMQYIYVNKRAIRDKTIGHALRQAYASLIPSDRFPVVILYLEIPPDEIDINAHPAKTEIRFQNERDLHRAISEALRESLQEKTISFREKVESVYKTIFPSGRGDFDRGKYSGRHILTDTDGRVRPEEGQGSDWLFRESPESLFGKDADVIDMNRSGGLYWQLHESYIFIQIRGGMVIIDQHAAHERILYEQAKSSFEGVKPVVQSLLFPATLELSHDEYSNYERFSDKLPSIGFEVEPFGPRSIIVRGIPAGVKNWNDGKLLQDILAEKGVDRNSMDDLLRRYACHGAIKAGERLSPQEMESLTDQLFATEFPFTCPHGRPTILRVELDDLDKRFHRT comes from the coding sequence TTGCCCGGAATAAAAAGGTTGTCAGACGAGACAAGTGTTAAAATAGCGGCTGGCGAGATAATCGAGCGGCCAGTCAATGTCATAAAAGAACTCATTGAAAACTCGCTTGACGCGGCAGCTTCAGAGATTTCCCTGGAGATCATCGAAGGTGGCAAAAACCTTGTAAGGATCTCCGATAACGGCTCCGGAATAAAAAACGATGAAATACACCTTGCGGCTGAGAATTTCTCTACCAGCAAGATAAACTGTATAGAGGATATATCGAAGATAAAGTCTCTTGGATTCAGGGGAGAAGCGCTGGCGAGCATCAGATCCGTATCGAATCTGACGATTTCCTCAAGGACTTCCGTAGAAGAGACTGGTCGAAAAATAGTCTGGAGAGGAGAGGAAAAGCTCAAAGACGAACGGATCGCCAGAAATCCAGGAACAGATGTCGAGGTGACAGACCTCTTTTTTAATCTTCCCGCGCGAAAAAAATTTCTCTCGTCCGGCCCGTCAGAGTCGAGGCGTATATCAGCAATGATCCAGAGCTTTTCACTGGCTTTCCCCGAAGTGACTTTCTCGTTCAGATCGAACAGTAATGATATTTTAAGGTATCCCGGTTCCTCTCTCGAGGAAAGGGTAGAGATCGTCTTCGGGTCTGGTATCTTTCCGAATCTGAAGTATTTTGAAAAACGCGACGGATCGATAAAAATATCTGGTTATCTCTCCCTCCCCGCTTATACGAGGGGAAACCGTTCAATGCAGTATATCTATGTCAACAAGCGTGCGATAAGGGACAAGACGATAGGTCACGCTTTACGGCAGGCATATGCTTCCCTGATACCATCAGATCGCTTCCCGGTCGTTATCCTCTATCTGGAAATACCTCCTGACGAAATAGACATCAATGCTCATCCTGCAAAAACGGAGATAAGGTTTCAGAATGAAAGAGATCTGCATCGGGCGATATCCGAAGCACTTCGGGAATCACTCCAGGAGAAGACGATATCGTTCAGGGAAAAGGTCGAATCTGTCTATAAAACGATATTTCCGTCTGGCAGAGGGGATTTTGACAGGGGGAAATATTCCGGCAGACATATATTGACAGACACAGATGGCAGGGTAAGGCCGGAAGAAGGTCAAGGGAGCGATTGGCTTTTCAGGGAGTCACCGGAATCACTTTTCGGCAAAGATGCCGATGTGATCGACATGAACAGATCGGGGGGGTTATATTGGCAGCTTCACGAAAGCTATATCTTTATCCAGATAAGGGGAGGGATGGTGATTATCGACCAGCATGCCGCGCATGAGCGGATATTGTATGAACAGGCTAAAAGCAGTTTCGAAGGAGTAAAACCTGTCGTGCAATCGCTTCTGTTTCCAGCCACCCTCGAACTCTCGCATGACGAGTATTCAAATTATGAAAGGTTTTCCGATAAACTCCCCTCTATCGGGTTTGAGGTGGAACCGTTCGGACCGCGTTCGATAATCGTAAGGGGGATCCCTGCCGGAGTCAAAAACTGGAATGATGGGAAACTGCTTCAGGATATCCTCGCTGAAAAAGGTGTGGATAGAAACAGCATGGACGATCTGTTGCGCCGCTACGCCTGCCATGGAGCTATCAAGGCAGGGGAAAGGCTCTCACCGCAGGAAATGGAAAGCTTGACCGACCAGTTATTTGCTACCGAATTCCCATTCACATGCCCGCATGGAAGGCCGACGATCCTCAGGGTGGAACTGGACGACCTTGATAAACGATTTCACAGGACATGA
- a CDS encoding SPOR domain-containing protein, translating to MLITASAVSANLRTIQNMFNKKEYEKAEKQLEQEMGGFHGKTLDNARLLLARLKTNTFSAISIYRDLVSSGSEREALQARIELAKIYYSTGNYREVTDLLARIPDNARSSDRLEAVYFRGLSWKEIGDISRATGDFEMIDRGVYLYWGYMALAEIDIKYGRLAEAVERYEMIASSHSNPVAGFKLGECYESLGEKEKALNVYRNLARLFPESLEAPKSREKIEMITISGERTRLGERTGGGDRRDIKNTAETGTKSETQYYTLQFGAFSIEENAIAFAEQLEVYIDGLKIESFETRGRMWHRVRVGRYNTREKAEADAMRFMEQSGYSSKILPVD from the coding sequence GTGCTGATCACAGCTTCGGCCGTCAGCGCAAACCTTCGCACGATCCAGAATATGTTCAACAAAAAGGAATATGAGAAGGCGGAAAAGCAGCTCGAACAAGAGATGGGAGGGTTCCACGGAAAAACTCTCGATAACGCAAGGTTGCTTTTAGCGCGCCTGAAAACAAACACCTTCTCCGCCATATCGATTTACAGAGATCTCGTATCATCTGGAAGCGAAAGAGAAGCCCTCCAGGCAAGGATCGAACTTGCTAAAATATATTATTCAACAGGCAATTATCGTGAAGTGACCGATCTGCTTGCCAGGATCCCCGACAACGCACGGTCATCCGACAGGCTTGAAGCGGTATATTTCAGGGGATTGTCATGGAAAGAGATCGGGGATATCTCCAGGGCAACGGGAGATTTTGAAATGATCGACAGGGGAGTATATCTTTACTGGGGATATATGGCTCTCGCGGAGATCGATATCAAGTACGGGAGACTTGCCGAGGCAGTCGAGCGCTATGAGATGATAGCTTCAAGCCACTCTAATCCAGTCGCCGGATTCAAGCTGGGTGAGTGTTATGAATCCCTTGGTGAGAAGGAAAAAGCTCTTAACGTCTATCGGAACCTGGCAAGGCTCTTTCCCGAGTCTCTCGAAGCACCAAAATCCAGGGAAAAAATAGAGATGATCACGATCTCAGGTGAGAGAACAAGGCTGGGAGAAAGAACTGGAGGAGGTGATAGGAGGGATATTAAAAATACCGCCGAGACCGGGACGAAGTCGGAGACCCAGTACTACACGCTTCAATTCGGGGCATTCAGTATTGAAGAGAACGCGATAGCCTTCGCCGAGCAGCTTGAAGTGTATATTGACGGGCTTAAAATCGAAAGCTTCGAGACCAGGGGACGGATGTGGCACCGCGTGAGAGTCGGAAGGTACAATACCCGGGAAAAGGCCGAGGCCGACGCGATGAGATTCATGGAACAGTCAGGGTATTCCAGCAAGATCCTTCCTGTGGACTAG